The following coding sequences are from one Nicotiana tomentosiformis chromosome 3, ASM39032v3, whole genome shotgun sequence window:
- the LOC104091458 gene encoding carbon catabolite repressor protein 4 homolog 3 isoform X2, whose amino-acid sequence MGCCRAGSPWLTKPRLISNAATRSLRPIFNLCYIKFPRNYTSSPTASYSRRWYNPERRRQLSLAPDIVRHWVEGDASSTVPPQERFTVVSYNILGDRNVSKHGDLYRNVPSNYLDWDHRKRVICEELLGLNPDIICLQEVDKYYDLLNVLEKAGYLGSYKRRTGGSVDGCAMFWKPDKFQLLEGESIEYRQYGLRDNVAQLSVFKMREAQSRRLVVGNIHVLYNPSRGDVKLGQIRFLSSRAHILSEKWDGAPIVLAGDYNSTPQSPIYKFLSSSELNLMLHNRRELSGQRQCHPSQVLGLRRERGILFVLMDRFLNSSWSEEEMNVAIGAPKSPIALHPLKLNSSYAMVKGSLTTRDNSGEPLATSYHSKFLGTVDYLWYSDGLAPTKVLDTLPINVLKKTGGLPFKKLGSDHLALVSEFAFLEGKKEATEDVAIS is encoded by the exons ATGGGCTGCTGCAGAGCCGGTTCCCCGTGGCTAACCAAGCCCAGGCTAATCAGCAACGCCGCCACTCGCAGCTTGCGGCCTATATTCAACTTATGCTATATTAAGTTCCCTCGTAATTACACCTCTTCGCCGACGGCTTCCTACAGCCGGCGGTGGTACAACCCTGAACGTCGCAGACAGCTTAGTCTAGCACCGGACATTGTCCGCCATTGGGTGGAAGGAGATGCTTCTTCCACTGTCCCGCCTCAAG AAAGGTTTACCGTTGTTTCGTATAACATATTGGGAGATAGGAATGTTTCCAAACACGGAGATCTCTACAGAAATGTTCCTTCGAATTACTTAGATTGGGACCATCGCAAAAGAgttatttgtgaagaactccTCGGATTAAATCCTGATATAATTTGCCTACAA GAGGTGGACAAGTATTATGATCTACTAAACGTTTTGGAGAAAGCTGGATATCTCGGCTCCTATAAG AGGCGCACTGGCGGTTCTGTTGATGGCTGTGCTATGTTTTGGAAACCTGATAA GTTTCAGTTGTTAGAGGGTGAAAGCATTGAATATAGGCAGTATGGTCTCCGGGATAATGTCGCCCAGCTCTCTGTTTTTAAG ATGCGTGAAGCCCAGTCAAGGAGGCTAGTAGTTGGgaatattcatgtgctatataaTCCAAGCCGTGGAGATGTTAAGCTTGGTCAA ATTCGCTTTCTTTCATCAAGGGCTCACATACTTTCAGAAAAGTGGGACGGTGCGCCTATTGTGCTTGCAGGTGATTATAACAGCACTCCCCAG AGTCCAATCTACAAATTCTTGTCATCATCTGAG CTCAATCTCATGCTACATAACCGAAGAGAGTTATCTGGTCAGAGACAATGCCATCCCTCTCAAGTTCTTGGTCTTAGAAGAGAAAGGGGGATTTTGTTTGTTCTAATGGACAG ATTCTTGAATTCTAGCTGGAGCGAAGAGGAGATGAATGTTGCAATTGGCGCCCCTAAATCCCCCATAGCTTTGCACCCTTTGAAGCTAAACAGTTCATATGCAATGGTGAAG GGATCTCTAACAACAAGGGATAACAGTGGTGAACCATTAGCCACATCTTATCACTCGAAGTTTCTGGGAACTGTTGATTATTTGTG GTATTCTGATGGTCTTGCACCCACAAAAGTTTTAGATACTTTACCAATTAATGTCTTGAAGAAAACAGGCGGTCTTCCCTTCAAG AAATTGGGTAGTGATCATTTGGCTTTGGTTTCTGAGTTTGCTTTCTTGGAAGGAAAGAAAGAAGCAACTGAAGACGTTGCTATCAGTTAA
- the LOC104091458 gene encoding carbon catabolite repressor protein 4 homolog 3 isoform X6, which yields MGCCRAGSPWLTKPRLISNAATRSLRPIFNLCYIKFPRNYTSSPTASYSRRWYNPERRRQLSLAPDIVRHWVEGDASSTVPPQAERFTVVSYNILGDRNVSKHGDLYRNVPSNYLDWDHRKRVICEELLGLNPDIICLQEVDKYYDLLNVLEKAGYLGSYKRRTGGSVDGCAMFWKPDKFQLLEGESIEYRQYGLRDNVAQLSVFKMREAQSRRLVVGNIHVLYNPSRGDVKLGQIRFLSSRAHILSEKWDGAPIVLAGDYNSTPQSPIYKFLSSSELNLMLHNRRELSGQRQCHPSQVLGLRRERGILFVLMDSWSEEEMNVAIGAPKSPIALHPLKLNSSYAMVKGSLTTRDNSGEPLATSYHSKFLGTVDYLWYSDGLAPTKVLDTLPINVLKKTGGLPFKVLEVNCNFCAIFFVFEIG from the exons ATGGGCTGCTGCAGAGCCGGTTCCCCGTGGCTAACCAAGCCCAGGCTAATCAGCAACGCCGCCACTCGCAGCTTGCGGCCTATATTCAACTTATGCTATATTAAGTTCCCTCGTAATTACACCTCTTCGCCGACGGCTTCCTACAGCCGGCGGTGGTACAACCCTGAACGTCGCAGACAGCTTAGTCTAGCACCGGACATTGTCCGCCATTGGGTGGAAGGAGATGCTTCTTCCACTGTCCCGCCTCAAG CAGAAAGGTTTACCGTTGTTTCGTATAACATATTGGGAGATAGGAATGTTTCCAAACACGGAGATCTCTACAGAAATGTTCCTTCGAATTACTTAGATTGGGACCATCGCAAAAGAgttatttgtgaagaactccTCGGATTAAATCCTGATATAATTTGCCTACAA GAGGTGGACAAGTATTATGATCTACTAAACGTTTTGGAGAAAGCTGGATATCTCGGCTCCTATAAG AGGCGCACTGGCGGTTCTGTTGATGGCTGTGCTATGTTTTGGAAACCTGATAA GTTTCAGTTGTTAGAGGGTGAAAGCATTGAATATAGGCAGTATGGTCTCCGGGATAATGTCGCCCAGCTCTCTGTTTTTAAG ATGCGTGAAGCCCAGTCAAGGAGGCTAGTAGTTGGgaatattcatgtgctatataaTCCAAGCCGTGGAGATGTTAAGCTTGGTCAA ATTCGCTTTCTTTCATCAAGGGCTCACATACTTTCAGAAAAGTGGGACGGTGCGCCTATTGTGCTTGCAGGTGATTATAACAGCACTCCCCAG AGTCCAATCTACAAATTCTTGTCATCATCTGAG CTCAATCTCATGCTACATAACCGAAGAGAGTTATCTGGTCAGAGACAATGCCATCCCTCTCAAGTTCTTGGTCTTAGAAGAGAAAGGGGGATTTTGTTTGTTCTAATGGACAG CTGGAGCGAAGAGGAGATGAATGTTGCAATTGGCGCCCCTAAATCCCCCATAGCTTTGCACCCTTTGAAGCTAAACAGTTCATATGCAATGGTGAAG GGATCTCTAACAACAAGGGATAACAGTGGTGAACCATTAGCCACATCTTATCACTCGAAGTTTCTGGGAACTGTTGATTATTTGTG GTATTCTGATGGTCTTGCACCCACAAAAGTTTTAGATACTTTACCAATTAATGTCTTGAAGAAAACAGGCGGTCTTCCCTTCAAG GTACTGGAAGTAAATTGCAATTTCTGTGCCATTTTCTTTGTGTTTG AAATTGGGTAG
- the LOC104091458 gene encoding carbon catabolite repressor protein 4 homolog 3 isoform X5 — translation MGCCRAGSPWLTKPRLISNAATRSLRPIFNLCYIKFPRNYTSSPTASYSRRWYNPERRRQLSLAPDIVRHWVEGDASSTVPPQERFTVVSYNILGDRNVSKHGDLYRNVPSNYLDWDHRKRVICEELLGLNPDIICLQEVDKYYDLLNVLEKAGYLGSYKRRTGGSVDGCAMFWKPDKFQLLEGESIEYRQYGLRDNVAQLSVFKMREAQSRRLVVGNIHVLYNPSRGDVKLGQIRFLSSRAHILSEKWDGAPIVLAGDYNSTPQSPIYKFLSSSELNLMLHNRRELSGQRQCHPSQVLGLRRERGILFVLMDRFLNSSWSEEEMNVAIGAPKSPIALHPLKLNSSYAMVKGSLTTRDNSGEPLATSYHSKFLGTVDYLWYSDGLAPTKVLDTLPINVLKKTGGLPFKVLEVNCNFCAIFFVFEIG, via the exons ATGGGCTGCTGCAGAGCCGGTTCCCCGTGGCTAACCAAGCCCAGGCTAATCAGCAACGCCGCCACTCGCAGCTTGCGGCCTATATTCAACTTATGCTATATTAAGTTCCCTCGTAATTACACCTCTTCGCCGACGGCTTCCTACAGCCGGCGGTGGTACAACCCTGAACGTCGCAGACAGCTTAGTCTAGCACCGGACATTGTCCGCCATTGGGTGGAAGGAGATGCTTCTTCCACTGTCCCGCCTCAAG AAAGGTTTACCGTTGTTTCGTATAACATATTGGGAGATAGGAATGTTTCCAAACACGGAGATCTCTACAGAAATGTTCCTTCGAATTACTTAGATTGGGACCATCGCAAAAGAgttatttgtgaagaactccTCGGATTAAATCCTGATATAATTTGCCTACAA GAGGTGGACAAGTATTATGATCTACTAAACGTTTTGGAGAAAGCTGGATATCTCGGCTCCTATAAG AGGCGCACTGGCGGTTCTGTTGATGGCTGTGCTATGTTTTGGAAACCTGATAA GTTTCAGTTGTTAGAGGGTGAAAGCATTGAATATAGGCAGTATGGTCTCCGGGATAATGTCGCCCAGCTCTCTGTTTTTAAG ATGCGTGAAGCCCAGTCAAGGAGGCTAGTAGTTGGgaatattcatgtgctatataaTCCAAGCCGTGGAGATGTTAAGCTTGGTCAA ATTCGCTTTCTTTCATCAAGGGCTCACATACTTTCAGAAAAGTGGGACGGTGCGCCTATTGTGCTTGCAGGTGATTATAACAGCACTCCCCAG AGTCCAATCTACAAATTCTTGTCATCATCTGAG CTCAATCTCATGCTACATAACCGAAGAGAGTTATCTGGTCAGAGACAATGCCATCCCTCTCAAGTTCTTGGTCTTAGAAGAGAAAGGGGGATTTTGTTTGTTCTAATGGACAG ATTCTTGAATTCTAGCTGGAGCGAAGAGGAGATGAATGTTGCAATTGGCGCCCCTAAATCCCCCATAGCTTTGCACCCTTTGAAGCTAAACAGTTCATATGCAATGGTGAAG GGATCTCTAACAACAAGGGATAACAGTGGTGAACCATTAGCCACATCTTATCACTCGAAGTTTCTGGGAACTGTTGATTATTTGTG GTATTCTGATGGTCTTGCACCCACAAAAGTTTTAGATACTTTACCAATTAATGTCTTGAAGAAAACAGGCGGTCTTCCCTTCAAG GTACTGGAAGTAAATTGCAATTTCTGTGCCATTTTCTTTGTGTTTG AAATTGGGTAG
- the LOC138908588 gene encoding secreted RxLR effector protein 161-like, with protein MGVRSLEVNKDPFRPPKEDDELFGPEIPYLSAIGALMYLANATRPHISFSVNLLARYSSSPIWGYWNEIKHILRYLKETLDMSLFYANKDSANIVGYADACYLSDSHKSRSQTGYVFICGVNVISLCPTKQSIVSTFSNHAEIIAIHEAKDYPFGTPLKFIYKQLMQAGCKQLNAMICSNFLLNRSYID; from the exons atgggtgttcgatcacttgaagtgaataaggatccgttccgACCTCCAAAAGAGGATGATGAACTCTTTGGTCCTGaaataccctatctcagtgcaattggtgcacttatgtatcttgctaatgctacaaggcctcacatatcattttctgttaatttactagcaagatatagctcttctcctataTGGGGATATTGGAATgagattaagcatattttgcgatatttaaaaGAAACTCTTGacatgagtttgttttatgctaacaaagatagtgcaaatattgttggttatgcagatgcatgttATTTATCTGATTCCCATAAatctcgatctcaaaccgggtacgtgtttatatGTGGAGTTAATGTCATATCATTGTGccccacaaagcaatctattgtttcCACCttttcaaatcatgctgagataatagctattcatgaagcaa aagattatccatttggtactccattgaagtttatctacaagcagctgatgcaggcaggttgtaAGCAACTCAATGCGATGATttgcagcaacttcttattaaacag GAGTTATATCGATTGA
- the LOC104091458 gene encoding carbon catabolite repressor protein 4 homolog 3 isoform X4 has product MGCCRAGSPWLTKPRLISNAATRSLRPIFNLCYIKFPRNYTSSPTASYSRRWYNPERRRQLSLAPDIVRHWVEGDASSTVPPQAERFTVVSYNILGDRNVSKHGDLYRNVPSNYLDWDHRKRVICEELLGLNPDIICLQEVDKYYDLLNVLEKAGYLGSYKRRTGGSVDGCAMFWKPDKFQLLEGESIEYRQYGLRDNVAQLSVFKMREAQSRRLVVGNIHVLYNPSRGDVKLGQIRFLSSRAHILSEKWDGAPIVLAGDYNSTPQSPIYKFLSSSELNLMLHNRRELSGQRQCHPSQVLGLRRERGILFVLMDRFLNSSWSEEEMNVAIGAPKSPIALHPLKLNSSYAMVKGSLTTRDNSGEPLATSYHSKFLGTVDYLWYSDGLAPTKVLDTLPINVLKKTGGLPFKVLEVNCNFCAIFFVFEIG; this is encoded by the exons ATGGGCTGCTGCAGAGCCGGTTCCCCGTGGCTAACCAAGCCCAGGCTAATCAGCAACGCCGCCACTCGCAGCTTGCGGCCTATATTCAACTTATGCTATATTAAGTTCCCTCGTAATTACACCTCTTCGCCGACGGCTTCCTACAGCCGGCGGTGGTACAACCCTGAACGTCGCAGACAGCTTAGTCTAGCACCGGACATTGTCCGCCATTGGGTGGAAGGAGATGCTTCTTCCACTGTCCCGCCTCAAG CAGAAAGGTTTACCGTTGTTTCGTATAACATATTGGGAGATAGGAATGTTTCCAAACACGGAGATCTCTACAGAAATGTTCCTTCGAATTACTTAGATTGGGACCATCGCAAAAGAgttatttgtgaagaactccTCGGATTAAATCCTGATATAATTTGCCTACAA GAGGTGGACAAGTATTATGATCTACTAAACGTTTTGGAGAAAGCTGGATATCTCGGCTCCTATAAG AGGCGCACTGGCGGTTCTGTTGATGGCTGTGCTATGTTTTGGAAACCTGATAA GTTTCAGTTGTTAGAGGGTGAAAGCATTGAATATAGGCAGTATGGTCTCCGGGATAATGTCGCCCAGCTCTCTGTTTTTAAG ATGCGTGAAGCCCAGTCAAGGAGGCTAGTAGTTGGgaatattcatgtgctatataaTCCAAGCCGTGGAGATGTTAAGCTTGGTCAA ATTCGCTTTCTTTCATCAAGGGCTCACATACTTTCAGAAAAGTGGGACGGTGCGCCTATTGTGCTTGCAGGTGATTATAACAGCACTCCCCAG AGTCCAATCTACAAATTCTTGTCATCATCTGAG CTCAATCTCATGCTACATAACCGAAGAGAGTTATCTGGTCAGAGACAATGCCATCCCTCTCAAGTTCTTGGTCTTAGAAGAGAAAGGGGGATTTTGTTTGTTCTAATGGACAG ATTCTTGAATTCTAGCTGGAGCGAAGAGGAGATGAATGTTGCAATTGGCGCCCCTAAATCCCCCATAGCTTTGCACCCTTTGAAGCTAAACAGTTCATATGCAATGGTGAAG GGATCTCTAACAACAAGGGATAACAGTGGTGAACCATTAGCCACATCTTATCACTCGAAGTTTCTGGGAACTGTTGATTATTTGTG GTATTCTGATGGTCTTGCACCCACAAAAGTTTTAGATACTTTACCAATTAATGTCTTGAAGAAAACAGGCGGTCTTCCCTTCAAG GTACTGGAAGTAAATTGCAATTTCTGTGCCATTTTCTTTGTGTTTG AAATTGGGTAG
- the LOC104091458 gene encoding carbon catabolite repressor protein 4 homolog 3 isoform X1, which translates to MGCCRAGSPWLTKPRLISNAATRSLRPIFNLCYIKFPRNYTSSPTASYSRRWYNPERRRQLSLAPDIVRHWVEGDASSTVPPQAERFTVVSYNILGDRNVSKHGDLYRNVPSNYLDWDHRKRVICEELLGLNPDIICLQEVDKYYDLLNVLEKAGYLGSYKRRTGGSVDGCAMFWKPDKFQLLEGESIEYRQYGLRDNVAQLSVFKMREAQSRRLVVGNIHVLYNPSRGDVKLGQIRFLSSRAHILSEKWDGAPIVLAGDYNSTPQSPIYKFLSSSELNLMLHNRRELSGQRQCHPSQVLGLRRERGILFVLMDRFLNSSWSEEEMNVAIGAPKSPIALHPLKLNSSYAMVKGSLTTRDNSGEPLATSYHSKFLGTVDYLWYSDGLAPTKVLDTLPINVLKKTGGLPFKKLGSDHLALVSEFAFLEGKKEATEDVAIS; encoded by the exons ATGGGCTGCTGCAGAGCCGGTTCCCCGTGGCTAACCAAGCCCAGGCTAATCAGCAACGCCGCCACTCGCAGCTTGCGGCCTATATTCAACTTATGCTATATTAAGTTCCCTCGTAATTACACCTCTTCGCCGACGGCTTCCTACAGCCGGCGGTGGTACAACCCTGAACGTCGCAGACAGCTTAGTCTAGCACCGGACATTGTCCGCCATTGGGTGGAAGGAGATGCTTCTTCCACTGTCCCGCCTCAAG CAGAAAGGTTTACCGTTGTTTCGTATAACATATTGGGAGATAGGAATGTTTCCAAACACGGAGATCTCTACAGAAATGTTCCTTCGAATTACTTAGATTGGGACCATCGCAAAAGAgttatttgtgaagaactccTCGGATTAAATCCTGATATAATTTGCCTACAA GAGGTGGACAAGTATTATGATCTACTAAACGTTTTGGAGAAAGCTGGATATCTCGGCTCCTATAAG AGGCGCACTGGCGGTTCTGTTGATGGCTGTGCTATGTTTTGGAAACCTGATAA GTTTCAGTTGTTAGAGGGTGAAAGCATTGAATATAGGCAGTATGGTCTCCGGGATAATGTCGCCCAGCTCTCTGTTTTTAAG ATGCGTGAAGCCCAGTCAAGGAGGCTAGTAGTTGGgaatattcatgtgctatataaTCCAAGCCGTGGAGATGTTAAGCTTGGTCAA ATTCGCTTTCTTTCATCAAGGGCTCACATACTTTCAGAAAAGTGGGACGGTGCGCCTATTGTGCTTGCAGGTGATTATAACAGCACTCCCCAG AGTCCAATCTACAAATTCTTGTCATCATCTGAG CTCAATCTCATGCTACATAACCGAAGAGAGTTATCTGGTCAGAGACAATGCCATCCCTCTCAAGTTCTTGGTCTTAGAAGAGAAAGGGGGATTTTGTTTGTTCTAATGGACAG ATTCTTGAATTCTAGCTGGAGCGAAGAGGAGATGAATGTTGCAATTGGCGCCCCTAAATCCCCCATAGCTTTGCACCCTTTGAAGCTAAACAGTTCATATGCAATGGTGAAG GGATCTCTAACAACAAGGGATAACAGTGGTGAACCATTAGCCACATCTTATCACTCGAAGTTTCTGGGAACTGTTGATTATTTGTG GTATTCTGATGGTCTTGCACCCACAAAAGTTTTAGATACTTTACCAATTAATGTCTTGAAGAAAACAGGCGGTCTTCCCTTCAAG AAATTGGGTAGTGATCATTTGGCTTTGGTTTCTGAGTTTGCTTTCTTGGAAGGAAAGAAAGAAGCAACTGAAGACGTTGCTATCAGTTAA
- the LOC104091458 gene encoding carbon catabolite repressor protein 4 homolog 3 isoform X3 — MGCCRAGSPWLTKPRLISNAATRSLRPIFNLCYIKFPRNYTSSPTASYSRRWYNPERRRQLSLAPDIVRHWVEGDASSTVPPQAERFTVVSYNILGDRNVSKHGDLYRNVPSNYLDWDHRKRVICEELLGLNPDIICLQEVDKYYDLLNVLEKAGYLGSYKRRTGGSVDGCAMFWKPDKFQLLEGESIEYRQYGLRDNVAQLSVFKMREAQSRRLVVGNIHVLYNPSRGDVKLGQIRFLSSRAHILSEKWDGAPIVLAGDYNSTPQSPIYKFLSSSELNLMLHNRRELSGQRQCHPSQVLGLRRERGILFVLMDSWSEEEMNVAIGAPKSPIALHPLKLNSSYAMVKGSLTTRDNSGEPLATSYHSKFLGTVDYLWYSDGLAPTKVLDTLPINVLKKTGGLPFKKLGSDHLALVSEFAFLEGKKEATEDVAIS; from the exons ATGGGCTGCTGCAGAGCCGGTTCCCCGTGGCTAACCAAGCCCAGGCTAATCAGCAACGCCGCCACTCGCAGCTTGCGGCCTATATTCAACTTATGCTATATTAAGTTCCCTCGTAATTACACCTCTTCGCCGACGGCTTCCTACAGCCGGCGGTGGTACAACCCTGAACGTCGCAGACAGCTTAGTCTAGCACCGGACATTGTCCGCCATTGGGTGGAAGGAGATGCTTCTTCCACTGTCCCGCCTCAAG CAGAAAGGTTTACCGTTGTTTCGTATAACATATTGGGAGATAGGAATGTTTCCAAACACGGAGATCTCTACAGAAATGTTCCTTCGAATTACTTAGATTGGGACCATCGCAAAAGAgttatttgtgaagaactccTCGGATTAAATCCTGATATAATTTGCCTACAA GAGGTGGACAAGTATTATGATCTACTAAACGTTTTGGAGAAAGCTGGATATCTCGGCTCCTATAAG AGGCGCACTGGCGGTTCTGTTGATGGCTGTGCTATGTTTTGGAAACCTGATAA GTTTCAGTTGTTAGAGGGTGAAAGCATTGAATATAGGCAGTATGGTCTCCGGGATAATGTCGCCCAGCTCTCTGTTTTTAAG ATGCGTGAAGCCCAGTCAAGGAGGCTAGTAGTTGGgaatattcatgtgctatataaTCCAAGCCGTGGAGATGTTAAGCTTGGTCAA ATTCGCTTTCTTTCATCAAGGGCTCACATACTTTCAGAAAAGTGGGACGGTGCGCCTATTGTGCTTGCAGGTGATTATAACAGCACTCCCCAG AGTCCAATCTACAAATTCTTGTCATCATCTGAG CTCAATCTCATGCTACATAACCGAAGAGAGTTATCTGGTCAGAGACAATGCCATCCCTCTCAAGTTCTTGGTCTTAGAAGAGAAAGGGGGATTTTGTTTGTTCTAATGGACAG CTGGAGCGAAGAGGAGATGAATGTTGCAATTGGCGCCCCTAAATCCCCCATAGCTTTGCACCCTTTGAAGCTAAACAGTTCATATGCAATGGTGAAG GGATCTCTAACAACAAGGGATAACAGTGGTGAACCATTAGCCACATCTTATCACTCGAAGTTTCTGGGAACTGTTGATTATTTGTG GTATTCTGATGGTCTTGCACCCACAAAAGTTTTAGATACTTTACCAATTAATGTCTTGAAGAAAACAGGCGGTCTTCCCTTCAAG AAATTGGGTAGTGATCATTTGGCTTTGGTTTCTGAGTTTGCTTTCTTGGAAGGAAAGAAAGAAGCAACTGAAGACGTTGCTATCAGTTAA